The following coding sequences are from one Verrucomicrobiia bacterium window:
- the coaD gene encoding pantetheine-phosphate adenylyltransferase — MRTAVYPGSFDPFTNGHLDVVQRASKIFDRVIVAVAENEGKSPLFTMQERTNLVAEATKDLNNVEVDAFSGLLVNYVEQRRAEVIVRGLRAVSDFEFEFQLALMNRNLNERVETIFMMPKDTYTFLSSRIIKEIARLGGDVTPFVPAGVKKALLEKLANPTH, encoded by the coding sequence ATGCGCACAGCGGTTTATCCCGGCAGCTTCGATCCCTTCACGAACGGTCACCTGGATGTCGTGCAACGGGCATCGAAAATTTTCGATCGCGTCATCGTCGCCGTCGCCGAGAACGAAGGAAAATCTCCGCTCTTCACCATGCAAGAGCGCACGAACTTGGTAGCGGAAGCGACGAAGGATTTGAACAACGTGGAAGTGGATGCCTTCAGCGGATTGCTCGTGAACTACGTGGAGCAACGTCGCGCGGAAGTCATCGTCCGCGGACTGCGCGCCGTGTCGGATTTCGAATTCGAATTCCAGCTCGCGCTCATGAACCGGAATCTGAACGAACGCGTGGAAACGATCTTCATGATGCCGAAAGATACGTACACTTTCTTAAGTTCACGCATCATCAAAGAAATCGCCCGCCTCGGTGGCGATGTCACCCCGTTTGTCCCAGCCGGGGTCAAAAAAGCCCTGCTGGAGAAGCTTGCAAATCCCACACATTGA
- a CDS encoding PilT/PilU family type 4a pilus ATPase, with protein MHHPITDERLILFHKILKAAVDAGASDLHMKAGHPVVFRLHRKLVTIEAPVPDQEYFEFLEEAMIPKHAKHQFETEKGADFSYYTPEAGRFRTNFFMQRGTYALVMRHVKSEVPSFESLGLDPLTLKIAEAPRGIILMAGGTGSGKSTTLAAMISYLNDNYRKHIVTLEDPIEYSYEDNQCVIEQREIGLDCESFQKGMKHALRQDPDIILVGEMRDAISFRTAMGAADTGHLVMSTLHTTNAALGVTRILDFFQENEREQVRRQLASTLQAIVAQRMIPKIGGGMVPAQEILVNSPIVRKLIEENRLKELPLAIETGGEDGMKSFNKAVLDLFNAGIITKDEALAKASNPQQLEMELKGIKLTSGSRIMG; from the coding sequence ATGCATCACCCGATCACTGACGAACGCCTCATCCTTTTCCATAAGATCCTGAAAGCCGCCGTGGACGCCGGCGCCTCTGACTTGCACATGAAGGCCGGTCACCCCGTGGTCTTCCGCCTCCACCGCAAGCTCGTCACGATCGAAGCCCCCGTACCCGATCAGGAATACTTCGAGTTCCTCGAAGAAGCCATGATCCCCAAGCACGCCAAGCACCAGTTCGAAACGGAAAAAGGCGCGGATTTCTCCTATTACACCCCGGAAGCCGGTCGTTTCCGTACGAACTTCTTCATGCAACGCGGCACCTACGCCCTCGTCATGCGTCATGTGAAGAGTGAAGTGCCCTCCTTCGAAAGCTTGGGCCTCGACCCACTCACACTGAAGATCGCCGAAGCTCCCCGTGGCATCATCCTGATGGCGGGCGGCACCGGCTCCGGCAAGTCCACCACGCTCGCGGCAATGATCAGCTACCTGAACGACAATTACCGCAAGCACATCGTCACACTCGAAGACCCGATCGAATACAGCTACGAGGACAACCAATGCGTCATCGAGCAGCGCGAAATCGGTCTGGACTGCGAATCCTTCCAGAAAGGCATGAAACACGCCTTGCGTCAGGATCCGGACATCATCCTGGTCGGTGAAATGCGTGATGCCATCTCCTTCCGCACCGCCATGGGCGCGGCGGATACAGGTCACTTGGTGATGTCCACCCTGCACACCACCAACGCCGCGCTTGGCGTCACCCGTATTCTCGACTTCTTCCAGGAAAACGAGCGCGAACAGGTTCGTCGCCAGCTCGCCAGCACGCTGCAAGCCATCGTCGCGCAACGCATGATCCCCAAGATCGGCGGCGGCATGGTACCCGCTCAGGAGATCCTCGTGAACTCGCCCATCGTACGTAAGCTCATTGAGGAAAACCGCCTCAAGGAATTGCCGCTGGCCATCGAGACTGGTGGCGAAGATGGCATGAAGAGCTTCAACAAAGCCGTGCTGGACCTTTTCAACGCTGGCATCATCACTAAGGATGAAGCGCTCGCCAAAGCTTCCAATCCGCAACAGCTTGAGATGGAGCTCAAAGGCATCAAGCTCACCAGCGGCAGCCGCATCATGGGCTAA
- a CDS encoding FecR domain-containing protein: MKPFSFLKISASLLALAAMLVTTSAQAETATVKVEAVSGTATVNGQPLTKDSVVKEGDKIATVGATSKVKLTFADSELNVEPNSEVVLTRLQFEQEKGGKLKHNTELDLKQGGLIGNVKKISKSSDYKVKHAQGVAGIRGTAWAVLPNIGVVCFDGSVVVSMTVNGVALPPVTLGPGQMAAIGANGQLVVLNTPREIVALIRDVLSFGEDGSLPPALVRDIQITVTAQAGPTRTSSEPAHTTPPPQYD, from the coding sequence ATGAAACCATTTTCGTTCCTGAAGATTTCCGCCAGCTTGCTGGCGCTGGCCGCGATGCTGGTCACCACCTCCGCGCAGGCTGAAACGGCGACCGTGAAGGTTGAGGCGGTTTCTGGCACTGCAACCGTGAATGGCCAGCCGCTGACCAAAGATTCAGTGGTCAAAGAGGGCGATAAAATCGCCACCGTAGGTGCCACTTCCAAAGTGAAGCTGACCTTTGCGGACAGCGAGTTGAACGTGGAACCGAACTCCGAAGTGGTTCTGACCAGGCTCCAGTTCGAACAGGAAAAGGGCGGCAAGCTCAAGCACAACACCGAACTGGACCTGAAGCAAGGCGGCCTCATCGGTAACGTAAAGAAAATCTCCAAGTCGTCTGATTACAAGGTCAAGCACGCCCAAGGCGTGGCTGGCATCCGCGGCACAGCTTGGGCCGTGCTGCCGAACATCGGCGTGGTTTGTTTCGATGGCTCCGTGGTGGTCAGCATGACTGTAAACGGCGTGGCACTCCCTCCGGTCACGCTCGGGCCTGGCCAGATGGCGGCGATCGGTGCCAACGGTCAACTCGTGGTGCTCAACACCCCGCGTGAGATTGTTGCCCTCATCAGAGATGTGTTGAGCTTCGGAGAAGATGGTTCCCTGCCTCCGGCCTTGGTCCGCGATATCCAGATTACCGTGACAGCACAAGCCGGTCCCACGCGTACGTCCTCCGAGCCGGCTCATACGACTCCGCCGCCCCAATACGACTGA
- the plsX gene encoding phosphate acyltransferase PlsX, whose protein sequence is MRIAVDVMGADHGSQTILAGVKMALAAYPHIHELIVVGNEAEIKTGIERLALRDARLRIHHASEVLTMEDKPLEAIRKKKDSSILRTMELVKEGKADAAISPGNTGGLMTAATIRLRPLESVERAALATVMPSLTGAFVMLDGGANPECKPIHLAQFAVMGNVYAREILGLKKPRVGILSNGTEESKGTELTRESLKLCRQLDLNCIGYVEGHDLFEGHVDVVVADGFVGNIVLKSCESLGKAVGIMLKRELTANPMRKAGALLAKGALNAIKSTLNPDAYGGAPLLGLNGNVIKAHGSAKEFAIQNAIRVAAESVQHRIHQSIQTEVAAANAVLAATPTA, encoded by the coding sequence ATGCGCATAGCGGTGGATGTGATGGGGGCAGACCACGGCAGCCAGACTATTCTGGCTGGCGTTAAAATGGCCCTTGCGGCCTACCCCCACATTCACGAACTCATTGTCGTAGGCAACGAGGCCGAGATAAAGACCGGCATCGAACGCCTCGCTTTGCGTGATGCACGCTTGCGCATTCATCACGCTAGCGAAGTCCTCACCATGGAGGACAAACCCCTTGAGGCCATCCGCAAGAAAAAGGATTCCTCCATCTTGCGCACCATGGAGCTGGTCAAGGAAGGCAAGGCAGACGCCGCCATCTCCCCTGGTAATACCGGCGGCCTTATGACGGCCGCCACCATCCGGCTTCGCCCGCTTGAAAGCGTCGAACGCGCTGCTCTCGCTACCGTAATGCCCAGCCTCACGGGTGCTTTTGTGATGCTGGATGGCGGAGCCAACCCCGAATGCAAACCCATCCACCTCGCGCAGTTCGCAGTGATGGGTAATGTGTATGCCCGCGAAATCCTTGGTCTCAAAAAACCTCGCGTCGGCATTTTGAGTAATGGCACGGAAGAGTCTAAGGGCACCGAACTGACCCGTGAATCCCTGAAACTCTGCCGCCAGCTTGATCTGAATTGTATCGGTTACGTCGAAGGTCACGACCTATTTGAAGGCCACGTTGATGTCGTCGTTGCTGATGGTTTCGTCGGCAACATTGTACTGAAATCCTGCGAGAGCTTGGGCAAGGCTGTCGGCATCATGCTCAAGCGTGAGTTGACCGCCAATCCCATGCGCAAAGCAGGTGCGCTCCTCGCCAAAGGCGCGTTGAATGCCATCAAGTCCACGCTCAATCCCGATGCCTACGGTGGCGCACCTTTGCTCGGTCTGAACGGCAACGTCATCAAGGCGCACGGTTCTGCGAAAGAGTTCGCCATCCAGAACGCCATCCGCGTGGCGGCTGAATCCGTGCAGCATCGCATCCATCAATCCATTCAAACGGAAGTCGCCGCTGCAAACGCTGTGCTTGCCGCCACGCCCACAGCCTGA
- a CDS encoding beta-ketoacyl-ACP synthase III — MSSHSTRKLKNPRAAHGFQGRTCSVSGVGSYVPEKIVTNADLEKMVETSDEWITTRTGIKQRRMAADDEYTSDIATKAALKAMERAGVTADQIELIIVATITPDMPFPATACLVQSKLGAKKAAAFDLEAACSGFIYALEVGQQFIMSRTYDTVLVIGAEKLSSIIDWTDRNTCVLFGDGAGAVILQNRPNTHGLLTACMGADGNKAMLLSMPGGGSRHPATQKSLDARLHYLRMDGKETFKNAVNAMYTASQEALKRCELDITQIKCIIPHQANQRIIDAVGDRLGAKPEQLFVNLHKYGNTSAASVAIALDEAVGEGRIQRGDLVLLLAFGAGLTWGAAVIEW; from the coding sequence ATGAGTTCCCACTCCACTCGCAAGCTCAAGAATCCGCGCGCCGCGCATGGTTTCCAAGGCCGCACCTGTTCTGTCAGCGGCGTCGGTTCCTACGTCCCCGAGAAGATCGTGACCAATGCCGACCTCGAAAAGATGGTCGAGACCTCGGATGAATGGATCACCACCCGCACCGGCATCAAACAACGCCGCATGGCTGCGGATGACGAATACACTTCGGACATCGCCACCAAAGCCGCGTTGAAAGCCATGGAACGCGCCGGCGTCACTGCGGACCAGATTGAACTCATTATCGTCGCCACCATCACTCCGGACATGCCGTTCCCGGCCACTGCCTGTCTCGTGCAAAGCAAATTGGGTGCGAAAAAAGCCGCTGCTTTCGATCTCGAAGCTGCCTGCTCTGGCTTCATCTACGCCTTGGAAGTCGGCCAGCAGTTCATCATGTCCCGCACCTATGACACTGTTCTCGTCATCGGCGCGGAAAAACTTTCTTCCATCATCGACTGGACGGACCGCAACACCTGCGTGCTCTTCGGCGATGGTGCCGGGGCCGTGATCCTGCAAAACCGTCCGAACACGCACGGTCTGTTGACCGCGTGCATGGGCGCAGATGGCAACAAGGCGATGCTCCTCTCCATGCCTGGTGGCGGCAGCCGTCATCCGGCCACGCAAAAATCGCTCGATGCCCGTCTGCATTACCTCCGCATGGACGGCAAGGAAACCTTCAAGAACGCGGTGAACGCCATGTACACCGCTTCACAGGAAGCCTTGAAGCGCTGCGAACTCGATATCACCCAGATCAAGTGCATCATTCCGCATCAGGCGAACCAGCGCATCATCGATGCCGTGGGTGATCGCCTTGGTGCGAAGCCAGAACAGCTCTTCGTGAACTTGCACAAATACGGCAACACCTCCGCCGCCTCCGTGGCCATCGCCTTGGATGAGGCTGTGGGTGAAGGCCGTATCCAGCGCGGTGACCTTGTTTTGCTTCTCGCCTTCGGTGCCGGCCTCACTTGGGGTGCCGCTGTAATTGAGTGGTAA
- a CDS encoding response regulator, whose translation MNPATSQPLRKTASRYGGRLLIVDDNQLNRTRLAQRLRDNGYEVETIEDGFKSLELIRREAFDLVLLDTMMPGMPGEEVLRELKDDAVTRDIPVIMISGLDEAESVATCIELGAADILSSPFDPVLLRARIDACLETRRLREQEAKYLQQLQAEMEHTDRLVNVVIPIGLALMREPNYDRLLEKILLEAKSICHADGGTLYLRFADKFLNFALVRNDSLKINLGGSTGNPIKFPPLNLYDPSTGKPNHQQVACHVALLGKSVNIVDAYNVEGFDFRGTREFDQRTGYRSQSFLTVPLLNEQNEVIGVLQLINAQDDEGKVIPFDPILQQSVESLSLLAAAAVENYQRLQAIPAT comes from the coding sequence ATGAATCCAGCCACCAGTCAACCATTGCGGAAGACCGCCTCCCGTTACGGCGGACGCCTGCTGATTGTCGATGACAACCAGTTGAACCGCACTCGCTTGGCCCAGCGCCTCCGCGATAACGGCTACGAAGTCGAGACCATTGAGGACGGCTTTAAATCGTTGGAACTCATTCGTAGAGAGGCGTTTGACCTCGTTTTGCTGGATACCATGATGCCCGGCATGCCGGGCGAAGAGGTGCTGCGGGAGTTGAAGGATGATGCCGTTACTCGTGACATCCCGGTGATCATGATTTCCGGTCTGGATGAAGCGGAATCCGTCGCCACCTGTATTGAATTAGGAGCTGCGGACATCCTCTCCAGCCCGTTCGATCCCGTTTTATTACGCGCTCGTATCGATGCTTGCCTGGAAACCCGCCGTCTGCGCGAGCAGGAAGCCAAGTATCTTCAGCAGCTTCAAGCAGAGATGGAGCATACGGATCGTCTGGTGAACGTGGTGATTCCAATCGGTCTGGCCCTGATGCGCGAGCCGAACTACGACCGTCTCCTGGAGAAGATACTGTTAGAGGCCAAATCCATCTGCCATGCAGACGGTGGCACCCTCTATCTCAGGTTTGCGGATAAGTTTCTGAATTTCGCCCTGGTCAGGAATGATTCCCTGAAGATCAACTTGGGTGGCAGTACAGGTAACCCCATCAAGTTCCCGCCGCTTAATCTCTACGACCCATCCACCGGCAAGCCGAACCACCAGCAGGTGGCGTGTCACGTCGCGTTGCTCGGCAAATCTGTGAACATTGTGGATGCCTACAATGTTGAGGGTTTCGATTTTCGCGGCACACGGGAGTTCGATCAACGGACTGGCTATCGCTCGCAATCCTTCCTCACGGTGCCGCTTCTGAACGAGCAGAATGAAGTGATCGGCGTGCTTCAGCTGATCAATGCTCAAGATGACGAAGGCAAGGTCATCCCCTTCGACCCCATCCTGCAACAATCTGTGGAATCACTCTCCCTCCTGGCCGCCGCGGCCGTGGAGAATTACCAAAGACTGCAAGCGATTCCCGCGACGTAA
- a CDS encoding sialate O-acetylesterase, translating to MIASKTQNQRGWLQKTVLAVAVLFAAKVQADVKLPAIFTDNMVLQQGIQVPIWGWAEEGEAVTVQFRDQRVATKAVNGKWSVKLKAVKAGGPDELVVYGRNRIQLKNVLVGEVWLCSGQSNMEWQLIRSFEPQADIKNSANPNIRLFKVENVKSDEPLDDLKQPWNVGKFAWQEANSQSTPEFSAVAYYFGRMLEKERGVPIGLIQSDWGGSPAEVWMSQSALEASADYKANILEKYPAARKAYEDAAAKHKAEKSKAAAPRAPWKPTELYNGMIHPILGYGIKGAIWYQGESNASRAWQYRSLFADMIKNWRKDWGQGDFPFLFVQLAPWDKNKKRSIEEITKEPVESDWAELREAQSMTLKLPKTGMVVITDVGDKDDIHPTKKQPVGERLALAARALVYNEKIVYSGPTYKSMKVKGNVVTLSFDHIGGGLEAKGGKLTGFAICGEDKKWVWADAETDGKVVTVSSAAVAKPIAVRYGWADFPVVNLVNKEGLPASPFRTDEFQGLTQPKEETKK from the coding sequence ATGATCGCTAGCAAGACACAAAACCAGAGGGGTTGGCTGCAGAAAACGGTGCTCGCCGTTGCTGTTCTGTTCGCAGCCAAGGTTCAAGCCGATGTCAAACTTCCAGCCATATTCACGGATAACATGGTGCTCCAGCAGGGCATCCAGGTGCCGATCTGGGGCTGGGCAGAGGAGGGAGAGGCCGTTACGGTGCAGTTCCGCGACCAACGCGTGGCGACCAAGGCGGTGAACGGCAAGTGGTCGGTGAAACTCAAGGCAGTAAAGGCGGGCGGTCCCGATGAACTCGTGGTTTACGGGCGCAACCGCATCCAGCTTAAGAACGTGCTGGTGGGCGAGGTTTGGCTGTGCAGCGGCCAGTCCAACATGGAGTGGCAGTTGATCCGTTCCTTCGAGCCGCAAGCAGATATCAAGAACTCGGCGAATCCGAACATCCGCCTGTTCAAGGTGGAGAATGTGAAATCCGATGAGCCGCTGGATGATCTCAAGCAGCCGTGGAACGTGGGCAAGTTCGCCTGGCAGGAAGCGAATTCCCAATCTACACCGGAGTTTTCAGCGGTGGCATATTACTTTGGCCGCATGTTGGAGAAGGAGCGTGGTGTGCCTATCGGTTTGATCCAGAGTGATTGGGGTGGTTCTCCGGCGGAAGTCTGGATGAGCCAGTCTGCCTTGGAAGCGAGCGCGGATTATAAGGCCAATATCTTGGAGAAGTATCCGGCTGCCCGCAAAGCGTATGAAGACGCGGCAGCGAAGCACAAGGCCGAGAAATCCAAGGCGGCGGCTCCGCGCGCTCCATGGAAACCAACGGAACTCTATAACGGCATGATCCACCCGATCCTGGGTTACGGCATCAAAGGCGCGATCTGGTATCAGGGTGAATCGAATGCGAGCCGCGCCTGGCAGTATCGCAGCCTGTTCGCGGATATGATCAAGAACTGGCGCAAGGACTGGGGCCAGGGTGATTTCCCGTTCCTTTTCGTGCAACTTGCTCCGTGGGACAAGAACAAGAAGCGTTCCATTGAAGAAATCACGAAGGAGCCGGTGGAGAGCGATTGGGCTGAGTTGCGCGAGGCACAGTCCATGACGCTGAAGTTGCCGAAGACGGGTATGGTGGTGATCACGGACGTGGGTGACAAGGATGACATCCATCCCACGAAAAAGCAGCCGGTGGGCGAGCGTCTGGCCTTGGCCGCACGGGCTTTGGTTTACAACGAGAAGATCGTTTACTCCGGCCCGACTTATAAGAGCATGAAGGTGAAGGGCAACGTGGTGACGTTGAGCTTTGACCACATCGGCGGCGGTCTGGAGGCCAAAGGCGGCAAGCTCACGGGCTTCGCCATCTGCGGCGAGGACAAGAAGTGGGTGTGGGCTGATGCTGAGACGGATGGTAAGGTGGTCACTGTGAGCAGCGCTGCCGTGGCCAAGCCGATCGCAGTGCGTTATGGCTGGGCGGATTTCCCGGTAGTGAACCTTGTCAACAAAGAGGGTTTGCCGGCGTCTCCGTTCCGCACGGATGAGTTCCAAGGGCTGACGCAGCCGAAGGAAGAGACAAAGAAGTAA
- a CDS encoding YceD family protein: MALLVNLRHLEEGSRQETGELTGEELGLTGIDELIQTPLPLKYDLEISLLEDSVLAQGSLEMTLKCECSRCLKPFDFEISEEAWACHLPLSGEDKTTVDNDCVDLTPHIREHMLLELPTRPVCGDDCKGWVKLAQKKSPRKQAEATEEAPSPWSALDKLKLD; the protein is encoded by the coding sequence ATGGCGTTACTCGTAAATCTGCGTCACTTGGAGGAAGGCTCCCGTCAAGAGACTGGCGAATTGACCGGTGAAGAACTGGGTTTGACTGGTATTGATGAGCTTATCCAAACTCCATTACCGTTAAAGTATGATTTGGAAATCTCTCTCTTGGAAGACTCGGTTTTGGCCCAAGGCAGCCTGGAGATGACCCTGAAGTGCGAATGCTCGCGCTGCCTGAAACCGTTCGATTTCGAGATCAGCGAAGAGGCTTGGGCCTGCCACCTGCCCTTGAGCGGAGAGGATAAGACAACCGTGGACAACGATTGCGTGGACTTGACTCCCCACATCCGGGAACATATGCTGCTCGAATTGCCGACACGTCCGGTGTGCGGAGACGACTGCAAAGGCTGGGTAAAACTGGCGCAGAAGAAGTCTCCACGCAAGCAGGCGGAAGCAACGGAAGAAGCTCCGTCGCCGTGGTCGGCATTGGATAAACTGAAACTGGATTAA
- the rpmF gene encoding 50S ribosomal protein L32, with the protein MGVPKRKPSKSRQRMRRAYNSVLTLPQLSKCPQCDAPYVPHRVCPSCGTYKGRQVITVEALG; encoded by the coding sequence ATGGGCGTACCTAAACGTAAGCCATCGAAGAGCCGTCAGCGCATGCGCCGGGCTTACAACAGTGTTTTGACTTTGCCGCAGCTTTCCAAGTGCCCGCAGTGCGATGCACCGTATGTTCCGCACCGGGTTTGCCCGAGCTGCGGCACCTACAAAGGCCGTCAGGTCATCACGGTTGAAGCCTTAGGCTAA
- a CDS encoding GNAT family N-acetyltransferase — MKAIWHPALAASGDIPELEVLIPLSVRKLQAAWYTSEQMEAALGPVFGVDRQLIEDGTYYVVRQDSQIIAAGGWSRRKSLFGGDQSRLAPDPELDPAHDPARIRAFFVHPDWVRRGLGRVLLNTCEQAIRNAGFRQIDLVATLAGEPLYAAAGYQVIRRFDIPLRDGLLLPGVQMGKRLG; from the coding sequence ATGAAAGCAATATGGCATCCCGCTTTGGCCGCCTCAGGAGATATCCCTGAGCTTGAGGTGCTCATCCCACTCTCGGTCCGCAAACTGCAAGCAGCATGGTATACTTCTGAGCAGATGGAAGCTGCACTCGGCCCGGTCTTCGGCGTGGACCGCCAATTGATTGAGGACGGCACTTACTACGTTGTTCGTCAGGACAGCCAGATCATCGCAGCCGGGGGATGGAGCCGGCGCAAATCACTTTTCGGTGGCGATCAAAGCCGTCTGGCACCCGATCCAGAATTGGATCCCGCACACGATCCCGCACGTATCCGCGCATTCTTCGTGCATCCAGATTGGGTGCGGAGAGGACTTGGACGCGTTCTGCTTAACACCTGTGAACAAGCCATTCGCAACGCCGGCTTTCGCCAAATCGATCTCGTGGCCACCTTGGCTGGGGAACCGCTCTACGCTGCTGCGGGTTATCAAGTGATTCGGCGGTTTGATATTCCGTTACGCGATGGCTTGCTGCTGCCAGGCGTGCAGATGGGAAAGCGGCTGGGTTGA
- a CDS encoding adenylate/guanylate cyclase domain-containing protein, which yields MNARLQKNLPLIIAAFVICTLCLARIFQRDVPALQVVEQVENLTYDWRVKKAAEYPSTTSTNLGAVFIDDLSLKDINEALGYEWPWPRQLYGKVVRELTAQGAKAIAFDVLFSELQAPDEETNVKLPDGKEISSDAFFAQELKNSDRVILATFGETYTNVWQPIYPNDLFRTNAMAVSHATSDKDADGVLRRARPFKDDPAEGKRLWHMGIQIAAKELGLDLSRSIVQDDRIILLGDGVQRIIPLDSEGFFYVNWSLPWNDSDRLTQVSVTLLLNLDHLRRNRSMEEYRDYLKTFREDKTLHGGDTPFKDKLVVIGSIGAGNNISDIGATALEKETYLVSKHWNVANAVITGDFVRRSGMFTEILLIVLLGILSTWFTLRLPPPWPSVMVVVVGAFYILAAMSLYVGNRYWLPITLPVIGGNFLTHVALVTYLVVFVEGEKKRVKAVFSKLVSPNVVNELLTAEKLNLSGSRRHITVFFSDVRGFTQMTDTNQANAEKFVRESNLQGAAAEAYFDHSAQDTLETVNLYLATIADQIKLHNGTLDKYMGDCVMAFWGAPTPNEQHAVSCVQAAIDAQRAMHKLNVDRAEKNKVREQENEKRAEEGKYPLPMLPLLSLGTGINTGICIVGLMGSDKHILNYTVFGREVNLASRLEGVSGRGRIIIGEATFKELQKFEPELAAKCASLPPVMVKGIKDPVPIYEVPWRESNAEADQTVMLAKSAPAELKTPLQT from the coding sequence GTGAACGCCCGACTTCAGAAAAACCTGCCCCTGATCATTGCGGCGTTCGTTATCTGTACGCTCTGCCTCGCCCGCATCTTCCAGCGTGATGTCCCGGCCCTGCAAGTGGTGGAACAGGTGGAGAATCTCACCTACGACTGGCGCGTCAAGAAGGCCGCCGAATACCCCTCCACCACATCTACCAACTTGGGCGCCGTCTTCATCGACGATCTCAGCTTGAAAGATATCAACGAAGCTTTGGGCTACGAATGGCCTTGGCCACGACAGCTTTATGGAAAAGTCGTCCGCGAGTTGACCGCCCAAGGCGCCAAAGCAATCGCATTCGATGTTCTTTTTTCCGAGTTACAGGCTCCGGATGAAGAAACAAACGTAAAGCTCCCCGATGGCAAGGAGATCAGTTCCGACGCCTTCTTCGCCCAAGAATTGAAGAACTCGGACCGTGTCATCCTGGCCACCTTCGGTGAGACTTACACCAACGTCTGGCAGCCGATCTATCCGAACGACCTGTTCCGCACCAATGCCATGGCCGTCAGCCATGCTACGAGCGACAAGGATGCAGATGGTGTTTTACGTCGCGCCCGCCCGTTCAAAGATGATCCCGCCGAAGGCAAGCGGCTCTGGCACATGGGCATCCAAATCGCTGCCAAGGAGCTGGGACTCGATCTGAGCCGGAGCATCGTTCAGGATGATCGCATCATTCTCTTGGGCGATGGTGTCCAACGTATCATTCCGCTGGATTCGGAAGGGTTTTTCTACGTTAACTGGAGCCTGCCGTGGAACGATTCCGACCGCCTCACCCAAGTCTCTGTCACCCTCCTGCTGAATCTCGACCATCTGCGCCGGAACCGCTCCATGGAAGAGTATCGCGATTATCTGAAAACCTTCCGCGAGGACAAGACGCTTCACGGCGGCGACACCCCCTTCAAAGACAAGCTCGTCGTCATCGGCTCCATCGGCGCGGGCAACAACATTTCGGACATCGGTGCCACCGCACTGGAAAAAGAAACGTATCTGGTCAGCAAGCACTGGAATGTGGCGAACGCGGTGATCACCGGCGACTTCGTCCGCCGCAGCGGCATGTTCACGGAGATTTTGCTTATCGTCCTGCTCGGCATCCTGAGCACTTGGTTCACCCTGCGCCTCCCCCCGCCCTGGCCGTCCGTCATGGTTGTGGTTGTTGGCGCGTTTTACATCCTGGCGGCGATGAGCCTTTACGTAGGCAACCGCTACTGGCTCCCGATCACGCTGCCAGTGATCGGCGGCAACTTCCTCACACATGTAGCCCTTGTCACCTATCTTGTCGTGTTCGTGGAGGGTGAAAAAAAGCGCGTCAAGGCCGTGTTCTCCAAACTCGTGTCACCAAACGTCGTGAACGAGCTGCTCACCGCCGAGAAGCTGAACCTCTCCGGCAGCCGCCGCCATATCACGGTGTTCTTCTCTGACGTGCGCGGATTCACCCAGATGACGGATACAAATCAGGCGAACGCTGAAAAATTCGTCCGAGAAAGCAATCTTCAAGGCGCGGCAGCGGAAGCTTATTTCGACCATTCCGCCCAAGATACTTTGGAGACGGTGAATCTCTACCTCGCCACCATCGCCGACCAGATCAAGCTGCACAATGGCACGCTGGATAAATACATGGGCGATTGCGTGATGGCCTTTTGGGGCGCGCCCACGCCGAATGAGCAGCACGCCGTATCTTGCGTGCAAGCCGCCATCGATGCTCAGCGCGCGATGCACAAGCTGAACGTGGACCGTGCCGAGAAAAACAAGGTGCGCGAGCAGGAAAACGAGAAGCGCGCTGAGGAGGGAAAGTATCCTCTGCCTATGCTGCCGCTGCTCTCCTTGGGCACGGGCATCAATACCGGGATCTGCATCGTGGGTTTGATGGGTTCCGATAAACACATATTGAACTACACGGTGTTTGGCCGCGAAGTGAACTTGGCCAGCCGCTTGGAAGGCGTCTCCGGTCGCGGCCGTATCATCATCGGCGAAGCGACTTTCAAAGAACTTCAAAAATTCGAGCCGGAGCTTGCCGCCAAATGCGCCAGTCTTCCTCCCGTGATGGTCAAAGGCATCAAAGACCCCGTGCCCATCTATGAGGTGCCTTGGCGCGAGAGCAATGCCGAGGCCGACCAAACCGTGATGCTCGCGAAGAGTGCGCCAGCCGAGCTGAAGACTCCGCTCCAGACATGA